The proteins below come from a single Fastidiosipila sanguinis genomic window:
- a CDS encoding ATP-binding cassette domain-containing protein, translated as MTTLDAFALISLIALDFRQFILYEVYLLGVWLVIIALDSSVNIYKMKFCQEIAVGIRSKITSSLEELEYREYNQNSVGTYISWLTNDINIINEKGTLKFFDIVKGVTGTIFSVIALFAYHWSLVLVTFISLLVMLAIPKIFRRKVETASKKSSAANEEFVARSEDVLSGYNVLLNYNQQQKLTEKIKSYSIALMNVLFNQAKIEAKVFAAGFTGNIFFQILITAFTGALAFKGIVTFGTIEATGALTGVIFTSLGDLSNRISSIDSVKPILEKFKHISNISTVDANHDNLENYLREIDSQSSSADVVYQVENLAYNYGEKLVFENMQFTFEKDKKYLILGKSGSGKSTLLKLLISYYDDYHGSIKFYGQEINTIPKEVIRSHVLYLEQQPYLFNDTVRENICLGEHFSDHEIISALNESGLICTEEFLDFAVGKLGNKLSGGQRQRLALARGIIRGKRIVLMDEVTSALDKETALTVENNILSNENLTVIAISHTPHKETINLYDEIYEIPEKS; from the coding sequence TTGACAACACTAGACGCATTTGCTTTAATAAGTTTAATTGCACTGGATTTCAGACAATTCATTTTATATGAGGTTTATTTATTAGGTGTTTGGTTAGTTATAATAGCTCTGGACAGTTCAGTTAATATTTATAAGATGAAATTTTGTCAAGAAATAGCTGTCGGTATACGATCTAAAATTACTAGTAGCTTAGAGGAATTAGAATATAGAGAGTATAATCAAAATAGTGTAGGAACATACATTTCATGGTTAACGAATGACATAAATATAATTAATGAGAAAGGGACACTAAAGTTTTTTGATATAGTCAAAGGTGTTACAGGAACAATATTTTCTGTAATAGCCCTATTTGCTTATCATTGGTCACTAGTCTTAGTTACGTTTATATCCTTGTTAGTAATGTTAGCCATACCTAAAATTTTTAGAAGAAAAGTTGAAACAGCTAGTAAAAAGTCGTCAGCTGCCAATGAGGAATTTGTAGCTAGATCAGAAGATGTTCTTTCTGGATATAATGTATTATTGAATTACAATCAGCAACAAAAGTTAACAGAAAAGATCAAAAGCTATTCTATTGCTTTGATGAATGTTTTATTCAATCAGGCTAAAATTGAGGCAAAAGTTTTTGCAGCAGGATTTACAGGAAATATCTTTTTTCAAATTCTAATTACTGCATTCACAGGAGCTCTAGCATTCAAGGGAATTGTAACTTTTGGAACAATAGAGGCAACGGGTGCTTTAACTGGAGTTATATTCACTTCACTGGGAGATTTGTCTAATCGAATTTCATCTATAGATAGTGTGAAACCTATTCTAGAGAAATTTAAGCATATAAGTAATATTTCTACTGTAGATGCAAATCATGATAACTTAGAGAATTATTTAAGAGAAATAGACTCTCAAAGTAGTTCTGCTGATGTAGTTTATCAAGTAGAAAATTTAGCATATAACTACGGTGAAAAATTAGTTTTCGAAAATATGCAATTTACATTCGAGAAAGATAAAAAGTATTTAATATTAGGCAAAAGTGGTAGTGGCAAGAGTACCTTACTTAAATTATTAATTTCGTATTATGATGACTATCATGGCAGTATTAAGTTTTATGGACAAGAAATAAATACAATTCCTAAAGAGGTTATACGTTCTCATGTGCTTTACTTAGAACAACAGCCATACTTATTCAATGATACAGTTAGAGAGAACATCTGCTTAGGGGAACACTTTTCAGATCATGAGATTATATCTGCGTTAAATGAATCAGGCTTAATTTGCACAGAAGAATTTTTGGATTTTGCTGTAGGTAAATTAGGAAATAAATTATCAGGAGGACAGAGACAGAGATTAGCTCTTGCGAGAGGAATTATTAGGGGCAAAAGAATTGTCCTAATGGATGAAGTTACATCAGCTTTGGACAAAGAAACAGCACTTACAGTTGAAAACAACATTTTATCAAATGAGAATTTAACTGTTATTGCAATTAGCCACACACCTCACAAAGAAACCATTAATTTATATGATGAAATTTATGAGATTCCAGAAAAATCATAA